A genomic window from Microbacterium sp. H1-D42 includes:
- a CDS encoding beta-propeller fold lactonase family protein produces MTRFWTGGYGSDMDGEADGIGFLSVDEGRGPSTLRYRGVAAEAVSPSWLAQHPTLDVVYAALEGAGTVRAFARAGEASLRPLGPALAAGESVCHLAVSPDGRMLVASCYGDGRVVAYGIADDGNLVEPVQDKAAALRAALFGDSDAAENVDTPDLGGESGDAARVSRAHSAVFLPDRRIATADLGLDLVRIRRRDLSIDHDVELPRGTGPRHMVLHPSGHLHVVTEYSCEVFTLASDREGRWGLVSATTASEVAQIGFDFPAELAMSRDGHTLYTALRGSNTVAALRVRGGGETLEPLALAESGVDWPRHHLVHDGTLLVAGQRSDSVSVIDLDERTGAPRDVRHTTPAPTPTRILLAR; encoded by the coding sequence ATGACGCGGTTCTGGACCGGCGGATACGGCTCCGACATGGACGGCGAGGCCGACGGGATCGGCTTCCTGTCGGTGGACGAGGGGCGTGGCCCGTCGACTCTTCGGTACCGGGGCGTCGCGGCGGAAGCCGTTTCGCCGTCGTGGCTTGCGCAGCATCCGACTCTCGACGTCGTCTACGCCGCCCTGGAAGGTGCCGGCACGGTGCGCGCGTTCGCGCGAGCGGGTGAGGCCTCGCTGCGTCCGCTCGGTCCAGCGCTCGCCGCGGGAGAGTCGGTCTGCCACCTCGCAGTGTCGCCGGATGGTCGGATGCTGGTGGCCAGCTGCTACGGCGACGGACGCGTCGTCGCGTACGGCATCGCCGACGACGGCAACCTGGTCGAACCGGTGCAGGACAAGGCGGCCGCGCTCCGCGCCGCGCTGTTCGGGGACAGTGACGCGGCCGAGAACGTGGACACCCCCGATCTCGGAGGCGAGTCCGGCGACGCAGCCCGCGTCTCGCGGGCGCATTCGGCGGTGTTCCTGCCAGACCGTCGCATCGCCACCGCCGACCTCGGCCTCGATCTGGTGCGCATCCGCCGCCGCGATCTGAGCATCGACCACGACGTCGAACTGCCCCGCGGCACCGGCCCGCGGCACATGGTGCTGCACCCCAGCGGACACCTGCACGTGGTCACCGAGTACTCCTGTGAGGTCTTCACCCTGGCATCCGATCGCGAGGGCCGTTGGGGACTCGTCTCGGCGACCACCGCCTCTGAGGTCGCGCAGATCGGCTTCGACTTCCCCGCCGAACTCGCCATGTCGCGCGACGGACACACCCTGTACACGGCGCTGCGTGGCAGCAACACGGTCGCGGCGCTGCGCGTGCGCGGCGGAGGAGAGACACTCGAGCCGCTCGCGCTCGCCGAATCCGGGGTCGACTGGCCGCGGCACCACCTCGTGCACGACGGCACGCTGCTGGTCGCGGGGCAGCGCTCCGACTCCGTCAGCGTCATCGACCTCGACGAGCGCACCGGCGCTCCGCGTGATGTGCGGCACACCACCCCGGCCCCCACTCCCACGCGCATCCTCCTCGCCCGCTGA
- a CDS encoding ATP-binding cassette domain-containing protein, with translation MIEFRSVNKTFPDGTRAVEDFSLVLPSRKTTIFVGSSGCGKTTLLRMINRMVEPTSGDVEIDGESVLGGDPVALRRRIGYVMQNSGLMPHFTVLDNVATVLRLTGVGKRDAHERARQLLDTVGLDRDLADRYPSQLSGGQQQRVGVARGLAADPNILLMDEPFGAVDPIVRADLQQELIRLQVDLDKTVVFVTHDIDEAFLLGDQVVILDKGARIVQVGSPSEIIENPADGFVEAFIGAERGRRALTVKQTPRGAVVVDSEGRTQGRLLAEEPDAVASDAREGASLASDPMEANGT, from the coding sequence ATGATCGAATTCCGATCCGTCAACAAGACGTTCCCCGATGGCACCCGTGCGGTCGAGGACTTCAGCCTGGTGCTGCCCTCACGCAAGACGACCATCTTCGTCGGATCCTCGGGATGCGGCAAGACCACGCTGCTGCGCATGATCAACCGCATGGTCGAGCCGACGTCAGGCGATGTCGAGATCGACGGCGAGAGCGTGCTCGGCGGCGACCCTGTCGCGCTGCGTCGGCGCATCGGATACGTGATGCAGAACTCCGGCCTCATGCCGCATTTCACCGTGCTCGACAACGTCGCGACGGTGCTGCGACTGACGGGCGTCGGCAAGCGCGACGCGCACGAGCGCGCGCGGCAGCTGCTGGACACCGTCGGACTCGACCGCGACCTCGCCGACCGGTACCCCAGCCAGCTGTCCGGCGGCCAGCAGCAGCGCGTGGGCGTGGCCCGCGGGCTCGCCGCCGACCCCAACATCCTGCTGATGGACGAGCCGTTCGGCGCCGTCGACCCGATCGTCCGCGCCGACCTGCAGCAGGAGCTCATCCGCCTGCAGGTCGACCTCGACAAGACCGTCGTGTTCGTCACCCACGACATCGACGAGGCCTTCCTGCTCGGCGACCAGGTCGTCATCCTCGACAAGGGCGCCCGCATCGTGCAGGTCGGCAGCCCCAGCGAGATCATCGAGAATCCCGCTGACGGCTTCGTCGAGGCGTTCATCGGCGCCGAGCGCGGCCGTCGCGCGCTCACCGTCAAGCAGACGCCGCGCGGCGCCGTCGTCGTCGACTCAGAGGGGCGGACGCAGGGGCGGCTGCTGGCCGAG
- a CDS encoding NAD(P)/FAD-dependent oxidoreductase yields the protein MTDEYDLIVLGGGPVGENIADRAVQGGLTAVIVENELVGGECSYWACTPSKALLRPILALHAAKHVRGVSGGELDPKEVFARRDAYVARWSDAGQVDWLNDAGIDLVRGYGRISAEREVTVSTADGERMLRARHAVAVATGSEPTMPPIPGLAQSQPWTSREATSAEQVPESLAIIGGGVVAVEMATVFAGLGSKVTVLARSGLLGGMESFAGEQVAKGLREMGVDVRLHTDTVDVRRDEDGVTVVTGGAGAEEITATEVLVATGRRPRSADIGLDSVDVGDADLGGAGLEPGKAMPVDDTMLVRGTDWLYAVGDVNGRALLTHQGKYQARAAGDVIVARSRGEVVADQPWGRHVASADHCAVPQVVFTDPEVASVGLTSDAASAAGHRIEVIDHELGAVSGAALHADHYSGRARMIVDTDREVVLGVTFVGPDVAEMLPAATIAVTAEVPISRLWHAVPAYPTMAEIWLRLLEAYGRQSA from the coding sequence ATGACGGATGAATACGACCTGATCGTGCTTGGTGGAGGTCCGGTCGGAGAGAACATCGCCGATCGTGCGGTGCAGGGAGGGCTCACGGCGGTGATCGTCGAGAACGAGCTCGTCGGTGGGGAGTGCTCGTACTGGGCATGCACCCCGTCGAAGGCGCTGCTGCGTCCGATCCTCGCGCTGCACGCGGCAAAGCACGTCCGCGGGGTGAGCGGCGGCGAGCTCGATCCGAAGGAGGTCTTCGCCCGCCGTGACGCGTACGTCGCGCGCTGGTCGGATGCCGGGCAGGTCGACTGGCTGAACGACGCCGGCATCGACCTGGTGCGCGGATACGGCCGGATCAGCGCAGAGCGCGAGGTCACCGTCTCCACCGCGGACGGGGAGCGGATGCTGCGCGCGCGCCACGCAGTCGCCGTCGCCACCGGGTCTGAGCCGACCATGCCGCCCATCCCTGGTCTGGCGCAGTCGCAGCCCTGGACCAGCCGCGAGGCGACCAGTGCCGAGCAGGTCCCGGAGTCGCTGGCGATCATCGGCGGCGGCGTCGTGGCGGTCGAGATGGCGACCGTGTTCGCCGGGCTCGGATCGAAGGTCACCGTGCTCGCGCGCAGCGGACTGCTCGGCGGCATGGAGTCGTTCGCCGGCGAGCAGGTCGCGAAGGGCCTTCGTGAGATGGGCGTCGACGTGCGCCTGCACACCGACACGGTCGATGTGCGCCGCGACGAAGACGGGGTGACGGTCGTCACTGGAGGTGCGGGGGCCGAGGAGATCACCGCCACCGAGGTGCTCGTCGCCACAGGTCGCCGGCCACGCAGCGCGGACATCGGCCTCGACAGCGTCGACGTCGGAGATGCCGACCTCGGGGGCGCCGGCCTCGAACCGGGCAAGGCCATGCCCGTCGACGACACGATGCTCGTTCGCGGCACCGACTGGCTGTACGCCGTCGGCGACGTCAACGGCCGTGCGCTGCTCACCCACCAGGGCAAGTACCAGGCCCGCGCCGCCGGAGACGTGATCGTCGCCAGATCGCGCGGCGAGGTGGTCGCCGATCAGCCGTGGGGTCGGCACGTGGCATCCGCCGACCACTGCGCGGTTCCGCAGGTCGTCTTCACCGACCCAGAGGTCGCCTCGGTCGGGTTGACGTCGGATGCTGCCAGCGCAGCCGGCCATCGGATCGAGGTCATCGACCATGAACTCGGCGCCGTCTCGGGTGCCGCCCTGCACGCGGACCACTACTCGGGGCGCGCGCGCATGATCGTCGACACCGACCGCGAGGTGGTGCTCGGGGTGACCTTCGTCGGACCCGACGTGGCAGAGATGCTGCCAGCCGCGACGATCGCCGTCACGGCCGAGGTGCCGATCAGCCGGCTCTGGCACGCCGTGCCCGCCTATCCGACGATGGCCGAGATCTGGCTGCGGCTGCTGGAGGCCTACGGCCGCCAGTCGGCCTGA